A single region of the Brachypodium distachyon strain Bd21 chromosome 3, Brachypodium_distachyon_v3.0, whole genome shotgun sequence genome encodes:
- the LOC100832792 gene encoding probable mixed-linked glucan synthase 9 isoform X1, whose product MASAPAAGAGGNAGGLAEPLLAAANGGGVGAKDKYWVPADEKEEMLGASQEDGRPPQQPLLYRTFRVKGALINLYRLLTLVRVIVVILFFTWRMKHRDSDAMWLWWISVVGDLWFGVSWLLNQLTKLKPRKCIPNLSLLREQFEQQPVDGSSSGLPVLDVFINTVDPVDEPMLYTMNSVLSILATDYPAEKHATYFSDDGGSLVHYEGLLETAKFAALWVPFCRKHCVEPRAPESYFWTKTRLYAGNAPEEFVDDHRCMHVEYEEFKARLDALSTVIAQRSEACNHANTKVRCENATWMLDGTQWQGTWVEPATGHRKGHHPAILQVMLNQPSNEPQLGMPASSDNPLDFSTVDVRLPMLVYISREKRPGYDHQKKAGAMNVQLRVSALLSNAPFIINFDGDHYINNSQAFRAAMCFMLDRRDGDDTAFVQFPQRFDDVDPTDRYCNHNRMFFDATLLGLNGIQGPSFVGTGCMFRRVALYGADPPRWQPDDDSKALQQHSPNIFGTSAAFVNSLPMAADQERSVATPVTLDEAELSDVMTCAYEDSTEWGNGVGWVYNIATEDVVTGFRLHRAGWRSMYCAMEPDAFRGTAPINLTERLYQILRWSGGSLEMFFSRFCPLLAGRRLHPMQRIAYVNMTTYPVSTFFIVMYDLYPVMWLFHGHFYIQKPFQTFALFVAVIIATVEVIGMVEVKWAGLTLLDWFRNEQFYIIGTTGVYPTAMLHILLRSLGLKGVSFKLTAKKLMTAGSARERLAELYDVQWAPLLAPTVVVLAVNVAAIGAAVGKAVAWRWSTVQVAEAATGLTFNVWMLLLLYPFALGIMGLWSKRPYVLFALLLAAVAATASVYVVLVGSVPDFLSSRDLGSIPSSKLV is encoded by the exons ATGGCTTCGGCGCCCGCGGCCGGCGCTGGTGGCAATGCGGGTGGTTTAGCCGAGCcgctgctggcggcggcgaacggcggcggcgttggcgcCAAGGACAAGTACTGGGTTCCCGCCGACGAGAAAGAGGAGATGCTGGGGGCGTCGCAGGAGGAcggccggccgccgcagcagccgttgcTGTACCGCACGTTCAGGGTCAAGGGCGCCCTCATCAACCTCTACAG GTTGTTGACCCTGGTTAGAGTTATTGTGGTTATCCTATTCTTCACTTGGCGCATGAAGCACCGGGACTCCGATGCAATGTGGTTGTGGTGGATCTCGGTCGTTGGGGACCTGTGGTTCGGCGTAAGCTGGCTGCTAAACCAACTGACCAAGCTCAAGCCCAGGAAATGCATCCCCAACCTTTCCCTCCTGAGAGAACAATTTGAACAGCAGCCTGTCGATGGCTCCAGCTCTGGCCTCCCTGTCCTTGACGTGTTCATTAACACTGTCGACCCAGTGGATGAACCCATGCTCTATACCATGAACTCTGTCTTGTCCATCCTCGCCACCGATTACCCAGCTGAGAAGCACGCCACCTACTTCTCTGATGATGGCGGGTCACTGGTGCACTATGAGGGGTTACTTGAAACTGCAAAGTTTGCTGCATTGTGGGTTCCATTTTGCCGGAAGCATTGCGTCGAGCCAAGAGCACCAGAGAGCTACTTCTGGACGAAGACGCGGCTCTATGCCGGGAACGCCCCCGAGGAGTTCGTTGATGACCATAGGTGCATGCACGTGGAGTATGAAGAGTTTAAGGCACGATTGGATGCGCTTTCTACTGTCATTGCGCAACGATCAGAGGCCTGCAACCATGCAAACACCAAAGTAAGGTGTGAAAATGCAACTTGGATGCTGGATGGAACACAATGGCAAGGCACCTGGGTTGAGCCAGCGACCGGGCATAGGAAAGGACATCACCCTGCAATTCTTCAG GTCATGTTGAATCAACCAAGCAATGAGCCTCAGCTCGGCATGCCAGCAAGCTCTGACAACCCGCTAGACTTCAGCACGGTCGATGTGCGCCTCCCAATGCTGGTGTACATCTCCCGCGAGAAGCGGCCGGGCTACGACCACCAGAAGAAGGCGGGCGCCATGAACGTGCAGCTGCGTGTGTCGGCGCTGCTGTCGAACGCGCCCTTCATCATCAACTTCGACGGCGACCACTACATCAACAACTCGCAGGCCTTCCGCGCAGCCATGTGCTTCATGCTGGACCGGCGTGATGGCGACGACACTGCCTTTGTGCAGTTCCCACAGCGCTTCGACGATGTCGACCCAACGGACCGGTACTGCAACCACAACCGCATGTTCTTCGATGCCACCCTGCTGGGCCTCAATGGAATCCAGGGCCCCTCCTTCGTTGGCACCGGCTGCATGTTTCGCCGCGTCGCGCTCTATGGTGCTGATCCGCCTCGGTGGCAGCCTGACGACGACTCCAAGGCCTTGCAACAACACAGTCCAAACATTTTCGGCACATCGGCGGCGTTCGTCAACTCGCTGCCGATGGCCGCTGACCAAGAACGTTCCGTCGCGACACCGGTGACGCTCGATGAGGCGGAGCTGAGCGACGTGATGACGTGCGCTTACGAGGACAGCACGGAGTGGGGCAACGGCGTCGGCTGGGTGTACAACATTGCGACAGAGGATGTGGTGACTGGCTTCCGGCTGCACCGGGCAGGCTGGCGGTCTATGTACTGCGCCATGGAGCCGGATGCGTTCCGCGGCACGGCACCGATCAACCTGACGGAGCGGCTATACCAGATCCTGCGCTGGTCGGGGGGGTCCCTGGAGATGTTCTTCTCCCGCTTCTGCCcgctcctcgccggccgccggctccACCCCATGCAGCGCATCGCCTACGTCAACATGACAACCTACCCAGTCTCGACCTTCTTCATCGTCATGTATGACCTGTACCCGGTGATGTGGCTCTTCCACGGCCATTTCTACATCCAGAAGCCGTTCCAGACGTTCGCTCTGTTCGTTGCTGTCATCATCGCCACGGTGGAGGTGATCGGCATGGTCGAGGTGAAGTGGGCGGGGCTCACGCTGCTCGACTGGTTCCGGAACGAGCAGTTCTACATCATCGGCACGACAGGGGTGTACCCGACAGCGATGCTGCATATCCTGCTCAGGTCCCTCGGCCTCAAAGGGGTGTCCTTCAAGTTGACAGCCAAGAAGCTGATGACGGCCGGCAGCGCTAGGGAGAGGCTTGCAGAGCTGTACGACGTGCAATGGGCGCCTCTGCTGGCACCCACGGTGGTGGTGTTGGCTGTGAATGTGGCCGCAATTGGCGCGGCGGTGGGAAAGGCAGTTGCCTGGCGATGGTCGACCGTGCAGGTTGCCGAGGCAGCGACCGGGCTGACGTTCAATGTgtggatgctgctgctgctctaccCCTTCGCGCTTGGGATCATGGGGCTCTGGAGCAAGAGGCCGTATGTCCTCTTCGCCTTGCTCTTGGCCGCGGTCGCTGCCACCGCCTCGGTTTATGTCGTTCTGGTTGGCTCCGTGCCGGATTTCCTCTCTTCTCGGGATCTTGGCTCCATTCCATCTAGTAAGCTAGTTTGA
- the LOC100832792 gene encoding probable mixed-linked glucan synthase 9 isoform X2, which produces MKHRDSDAMWLWWISVVGDLWFGVSWLLNQLTKLKPRKCIPNLSLLREQFEQQPVDGSSSGLPVLDVFINTVDPVDEPMLYTMNSVLSILATDYPAEKHATYFSDDGGSLVHYEGLLETAKFAALWVPFCRKHCVEPRAPESYFWTKTRLYAGNAPEEFVDDHRCMHVEYEEFKARLDALSTVIAQRSEACNHANTKVRCENATWMLDGTQWQGTWVEPATGHRKGHHPAILQVMLNQPSNEPQLGMPASSDNPLDFSTVDVRLPMLVYISREKRPGYDHQKKAGAMNVQLRVSALLSNAPFIINFDGDHYINNSQAFRAAMCFMLDRRDGDDTAFVQFPQRFDDVDPTDRYCNHNRMFFDATLLGLNGIQGPSFVGTGCMFRRVALYGADPPRWQPDDDSKALQQHSPNIFGTSAAFVNSLPMAADQERSVATPVTLDEAELSDVMTCAYEDSTEWGNGVGWVYNIATEDVVTGFRLHRAGWRSMYCAMEPDAFRGTAPINLTERLYQILRWSGGSLEMFFSRFCPLLAGRRLHPMQRIAYVNMTTYPVSTFFIVMYDLYPVMWLFHGHFYIQKPFQTFALFVAVIIATVEVIGMVEVKWAGLTLLDWFRNEQFYIIGTTGVYPTAMLHILLRSLGLKGVSFKLTAKKLMTAGSARERLAELYDVQWAPLLAPTVVVLAVNVAAIGAAVGKAVAWRWSTVQVAEAATGLTFNVWMLLLLYPFALGIMGLWSKRPYVLFALLLAAVAATASVYVVLVGSVPDFLSSRDLGSIPSSKLV; this is translated from the exons ATGAAGCACCGGGACTCCGATGCAATGTGGTTGTGGTGGATCTCGGTCGTTGGGGACCTGTGGTTCGGCGTAAGCTGGCTGCTAAACCAACTGACCAAGCTCAAGCCCAGGAAATGCATCCCCAACCTTTCCCTCCTGAGAGAACAATTTGAACAGCAGCCTGTCGATGGCTCCAGCTCTGGCCTCCCTGTCCTTGACGTGTTCATTAACACTGTCGACCCAGTGGATGAACCCATGCTCTATACCATGAACTCTGTCTTGTCCATCCTCGCCACCGATTACCCAGCTGAGAAGCACGCCACCTACTTCTCTGATGATGGCGGGTCACTGGTGCACTATGAGGGGTTACTTGAAACTGCAAAGTTTGCTGCATTGTGGGTTCCATTTTGCCGGAAGCATTGCGTCGAGCCAAGAGCACCAGAGAGCTACTTCTGGACGAAGACGCGGCTCTATGCCGGGAACGCCCCCGAGGAGTTCGTTGATGACCATAGGTGCATGCACGTGGAGTATGAAGAGTTTAAGGCACGATTGGATGCGCTTTCTACTGTCATTGCGCAACGATCAGAGGCCTGCAACCATGCAAACACCAAAGTAAGGTGTGAAAATGCAACTTGGATGCTGGATGGAACACAATGGCAAGGCACCTGGGTTGAGCCAGCGACCGGGCATAGGAAAGGACATCACCCTGCAATTCTTCAG GTCATGTTGAATCAACCAAGCAATGAGCCTCAGCTCGGCATGCCAGCAAGCTCTGACAACCCGCTAGACTTCAGCACGGTCGATGTGCGCCTCCCAATGCTGGTGTACATCTCCCGCGAGAAGCGGCCGGGCTACGACCACCAGAAGAAGGCGGGCGCCATGAACGTGCAGCTGCGTGTGTCGGCGCTGCTGTCGAACGCGCCCTTCATCATCAACTTCGACGGCGACCACTACATCAACAACTCGCAGGCCTTCCGCGCAGCCATGTGCTTCATGCTGGACCGGCGTGATGGCGACGACACTGCCTTTGTGCAGTTCCCACAGCGCTTCGACGATGTCGACCCAACGGACCGGTACTGCAACCACAACCGCATGTTCTTCGATGCCACCCTGCTGGGCCTCAATGGAATCCAGGGCCCCTCCTTCGTTGGCACCGGCTGCATGTTTCGCCGCGTCGCGCTCTATGGTGCTGATCCGCCTCGGTGGCAGCCTGACGACGACTCCAAGGCCTTGCAACAACACAGTCCAAACATTTTCGGCACATCGGCGGCGTTCGTCAACTCGCTGCCGATGGCCGCTGACCAAGAACGTTCCGTCGCGACACCGGTGACGCTCGATGAGGCGGAGCTGAGCGACGTGATGACGTGCGCTTACGAGGACAGCACGGAGTGGGGCAACGGCGTCGGCTGGGTGTACAACATTGCGACAGAGGATGTGGTGACTGGCTTCCGGCTGCACCGGGCAGGCTGGCGGTCTATGTACTGCGCCATGGAGCCGGATGCGTTCCGCGGCACGGCACCGATCAACCTGACGGAGCGGCTATACCAGATCCTGCGCTGGTCGGGGGGGTCCCTGGAGATGTTCTTCTCCCGCTTCTGCCcgctcctcgccggccgccggctccACCCCATGCAGCGCATCGCCTACGTCAACATGACAACCTACCCAGTCTCGACCTTCTTCATCGTCATGTATGACCTGTACCCGGTGATGTGGCTCTTCCACGGCCATTTCTACATCCAGAAGCCGTTCCAGACGTTCGCTCTGTTCGTTGCTGTCATCATCGCCACGGTGGAGGTGATCGGCATGGTCGAGGTGAAGTGGGCGGGGCTCACGCTGCTCGACTGGTTCCGGAACGAGCAGTTCTACATCATCGGCACGACAGGGGTGTACCCGACAGCGATGCTGCATATCCTGCTCAGGTCCCTCGGCCTCAAAGGGGTGTCCTTCAAGTTGACAGCCAAGAAGCTGATGACGGCCGGCAGCGCTAGGGAGAGGCTTGCAGAGCTGTACGACGTGCAATGGGCGCCTCTGCTGGCACCCACGGTGGTGGTGTTGGCTGTGAATGTGGCCGCAATTGGCGCGGCGGTGGGAAAGGCAGTTGCCTGGCGATGGTCGACCGTGCAGGTTGCCGAGGCAGCGACCGGGCTGACGTTCAATGTgtggatgctgctgctgctctaccCCTTCGCGCTTGGGATCATGGGGCTCTGGAGCAAGAGGCCGTATGTCCTCTTCGCCTTGCTCTTGGCCGCGGTCGCTGCCACCGCCTCGGTTTATGTCGTTCTGGTTGGCTCCGTGCCGGATTTCCTCTCTTCTCGGGATCTTGGCTCCATTCCATCTAGTAAGCTAGTTTGA